taaaatatcaatataagcaatgtgttaacattcttaaagcattgtgttgacattctcaaagcattgtgttgaggGCCGATAAAAGGGCCTTTCTCATCGGCATAGGCTGATATATCGGCCATTTGGGGGAGGAGGGAGGGGGGCTATCGAAGGCCCATTCATCGCAATGGTTGGCCGATGAGGCGTGAATGGGCGGCCGATGAGGCCGATGGGGAAGGCCTTCCCATCGGCCAACCATTACTAATGCTCTAAAACAAGAAGGATTATAGGAGGAGAaatgatgatatatatttgtatGCAAAACTGTAGCAAATGTGGTCTTTATTTATAAAggatgaaaaattatgaactttggtataatttgtatataatttttgaatataatatattaatgatatataaattttaaaaaaataaatatatcaaccAATGAGATTTTGGCACAATCGCCATGGCTgatgaaattaaaagcaattgGAGACCGACAGTTGGAGGTTGGCATGGAAGAGACCGTGGttttggagagagagggggTGATGTGGCGGTCGGCCACAATACACCGATAAACATGGTcttatagaaaattttaatgcgaaatttgtaaaataaaagggAGATAGatagaaaaatgttttagtggaaaatgagtccACTTTATTCGAGAAATTTCCTGAAGagaaaagtttatatttttagagaaTTGACCAATAAggaagaatttctattttaaggggaggaatggagtattaatcgTTAAAAACACatactctctctgttccacaaaagatgtcacacttatgggacggcacgagattttaggaggttttgttttgtgtgttaaatggagagagaaaatataatttttatattcacatgagagagaactttttccaaaaagggaaatgtgacatcttttgtgggacaaactaaaatgaaaagtgtgacatcttttgtgggacggaggaagtacaagAAAgacttaaaatagaataacCAAAAtcgaaataaagaaaaatgggagGGGCAATTATTAATAGAAAGTATGGGGAATGATATAGAAATACCGTATAGCTGAGGGGCGAAAGTGAAAATATAGTGCTTCTCTCcgccaaattagggttcgtATATTTGACTCATGCGCACAATTCTCTGTTCAGACAACCaagctttctctctctactgtTATAGTAGAATGTAATGCATAATGCGAGTTATTGAAGAAATGTCAAGATATACGAGCTTCATATTTCTAGGCTGGTACACACTcttttctccatttctttctttttatcgaatttttgttctttttatgttAGTTTTATCCTCaaccttttgttttttttagtttcattttccttttccgCTTGCGTCATCCATTTACATTAGCTGTAACTgcaataatttgaaataattgaaCGACTTCTacttaattttcataaaagatCATTATTGTGGCTAACTTTTGGGGTGAAAAATCGGCACTCTAGTAAATTTATTCATGCCTAGAACGAGATGCTTTGTGATTTCTGTCCTTTTTAATGTTTTCTCTTGAAAAATGcattctttttagtttttggcAGATATGTAGGTGTTTAAATTACAAAACTGATTAAAGACTATAGTTACACTGGTGTAAGTAAATAGTGCTACCTTTGTTAATTGTACGTAGCAAGCAAGTATAGTTGCTTTCAGTGATCAAAcagtagaaaataaatactccattcatcccaaaaaatataaGGACATTTGGAATGACACaagaattaatgcataattggtaaagtaagagtgatgaGGAGAAAGGGAGTTAAAATAGTGTCATTGGATAGAGGTGGGGACCGAcagtattattagtgtttgATGGTGGGCCCTCcagtggtataagttgtatataaattaatttatatgtttaaTGAGTTTAGGAGAACTCTCCACAAATGgaaattagatatttttatggaatggacgaaaaaggaaagtgtcctggacggagggagtatatatattattatgctACGGTGAATGTGGATGGACGTTATTGAAGTATTCTCAAAAGCCGGCAATGGACTGACCtgctttttccctttttagatTTGTGAAGTTTATGGAGGTGTGGGGATAGTTTGGTGCCTTAAAGAAGTCTGGTGTGTTGTGAAAGATAGCTAAAACGGGGTCGCTTTGTTGTGTGGCTGCAAGGCCACATGGGTCTAATGCGCCCAACCGGGACTGGTCTGTAGGACCACACGAGCCCTACTGGAGAACTAATACAAGCTTTTCTCCTCCACCTTCAAGATGGGACTTACAATTCCAACCGGAACTGGTGTCATTTGGTTCCCATGATGGTGCTCAGTTGTATGGATCTTCCCCATCATCCAATAGTAGAGAAAGTAGAAGTTGGGTGAGAGGAAATAATCTGACAAATCATCAGTTTCTCGTGTCCGATGGCGTTGGTCCCTACTTAAGCAGTCCAGTTGACATATCTCCTTCGCAGCAATGGACACCCCCCGCAATACAAGAAATAGGCACCGATGATTGCGGAACTTCTACGAGAGGTATATTTAAAGAATTTCTTGTTACTTCATATTTTGGTATATACACTATAGAATCTTGatctatttttctcctttgTGGTGTTGGTATTTAATTCTTACATGGTACTATAATTTCCTAGTGTGCTAACATTTGTTTTAAACTCTAGGTCTCTTGCCTTTCTACCTTACACAAATTGTTCTGGATCATGTGTATCTCATAACTTCACCATATGCTCATAGCTGAAATTCTTTACTTAAACATTCCTCTtccttttcaaataaaatactcaatGGAAAAAGAACACATCCAACCCTTCTGCTCTAAAATTTTCTCTGACTTGTGTTTTCAATTTGAGCTATGAATTGTTGGAGACAGTAATTGTGATGCTACAACTGCTACAACTAGAACTGAACTTGAGATTGCTTCACATGTATGCGTAAACTAATGCTCAAATTCATTGTTCCGTCTTATGTTTTAATCTTTTGCTAAGGGctcaatataattattgaagCTTCGTCATAGATTCTATAGGTTTTATACAGTATGATAAAAGCCCGAGATATTTTGGCACTAAATATTGGTCTCTATGGTATAATAGCACCACCTAATGTTTATACTTGAATGTTCCTTTTCAGATGTAGTGTGGAGGCCAGTATCCCTTTCTCCCACAATGGAGGTACTGTAACCGTGTCTATCTTGTTGTTCTGACAACATTTAATTGCTCTAAATGTGATGCTCACAAAGCCGAACAATCTTATAGGGAATATCAGCAGCTAGGGACAGCGGAGGCTCCACATCACCCCGATCAGATAGTAGTTGCGATTATGAATACACAGTCAAGTCACATACCCCTCATCGTAACCGTCGTTGCTTTATGTCTAAAGCTATTCATCCTCTGTCCCTTCCATCAGAAAGAGCAACTCCACGAAGAGAGAGTACTGGTATTGATATCACTGAAGCGCCCGAGATGTTTGAATGTGATCTTCCAAACAGGTCTCGGATTCGTGCAGATTGTTTCAGATGTGGGCTGTGTGAGAGGTTCCTTTCACAGAGATCTCCATGGAGCTCTTGTGGGATTATCAAGAGTGGAGATATGCCGGACACTGGAGTCCTTTCGTGTCGCCACGTCTTCCATGCAGAGTGCTTGGACCAAACAACGCCTAAAGCTCGTAAGAATGACCCTCCGTGTCCCATCTGCatcaagattgaagaagagTGCTCGCCAGACCAGAGAATGTTTTCCAAACTGAGGAACTCCTTCCCTCGTCTTAAAGATGTGCCATCTAAGCAATGGGGCTGTGTTCAAGCGGGGGATTGTGTTGAAGGAGCATTGCACACACCGAGTCGAAACACGTTGTTGTCGCTTAACAGGAACCAAATGCGGAAGAACCTCTCGTTGAAGGGAAATGCAGGGAAATTAAGGACGAGTGGCTCGTTTTCGCCCCAGATTTTTGCCGGTTCATGTGAACATGCTGCTGCTGGTTCCTCCAAGACAAGTGGGGGTTAAAGTTTCAACTAAAGAGAATGTAGAATTTTTGTGTAGAGATAGGAAGGGATGGGTAATGAGTCATGAGTTGTGCAGCTTACTATTTATTTGGCTTCATTGTGACTTATGACTGGTGTTGTGTGCAGTGGTATGTATGTTGGTTCTTGCCATGGTATTTAGAAAAAGTGGCTCTTtgttaaatatgcaacatttgtttttcggcacatgattttaggtagtgttgttttgtgagttaatgaagagagagtaaagtaagagagaagaagaaaaaatagagagagcattatttccatttttagaaacatttcatttttaatgtgacaaacaaaaaaggaaaacgtttcatttctaatgggacagggAGAGTAATTAGTTAGTTCAGCTTATAGTTATTCATCAAGCTAAATATGGATtaaattaaacttcaatttaatatacaattggtaaaataagagagacgAGGAGAATGGTAGCTAAAGTAGTGTTAATGGATAATGagattcatattattattagtatttaatgaGTTGTAATGGTGAGCTATAAttgtataagttgtaaataaattgatatgtAAGGGTACTGAGTTGGTGACAACTTTCCACAAATGGAAATGCAGATATTTTTGTCAGACGAACAgaaatggaaagtgcacatattttaatgGGATAGATGGAgtgtattttataataaattattatacacCATCCGtccttttaaaaataacaacttacCCACtctgtccctaaaaatttgtcacttattccCATTTTTGtctgtccctaaaaatttgtcacattttatttttacaatatttgtAATGGGCtgcacattccactaactcattctcattcatattttattataaaattaatatataaaagtatgactcacattccactaacttttcaactcactttttattacatttcttaaaactcgtgctggATTGAATGGTGTCAAATTATTAGGGATAGAGGAAGTATGAAACAAcaagattttaatgcacaattgataaagttaGAAAGAGATAGAAATATTAACCGACTGAAGTATCGTTAGttgaaaaattagttttaactCATTAGAATAAAAAACTCCTAAAATaagttcataatatttaagGGATGGGCCAAGAAAATAGTTGCAACTCCTTCCGTCCtttaaaagtatgaacatttagttcgacacgagttttaatgtataattggtaaagtaagatagataTAATGAGTGATGTAAGTAATGTTAGTAAAAAGTGTGTTCCACATCATTAGTAGTGTAATGtaatgatataagttgtaaataaaataatgtgtaacggtaatgtgttgtttaactattcaaaaattagaaagttcatacttttcaagaAGAACTATTaaggaaatagttcatacttttaAGGACAGACGAACTATTaagaaaatagttcatacttttaAGGACTGAGAGAGTATTTTTAAAGGACATTGAAGTATATAAAAGAAAGATTTagattccattaatttttttcactctcatttacactccctccatcccactatcccagaaaaataatactccatccgtcccacaaaagatgtcacactttcttttttagtttgtcccataaaagatgtcacatttccctttttggaaaaagttatctctcatatgaatataaaaattatattttctctctccatttaacacacaaaacaaaatcttctaaaatctcgtgccgtcccacaagtgtgacatcttttatggaacggagggagtactcccACTATCCACCAttccttaaaaataatattcccaCTATCCACTATCCCATAACTATAAGTattcgttttgaaaaaatattccctccgtcctattaaatactccctccgtccacgattaagagtctcatttctaaataacgcgggttttaagaaatgttaagaaaagtggatggaagaaagttagtggaataagggtcccacttgtatatattagttttaaatgatataagagtggaatgagttaatggaatgtgaggtctctttaccatttatagtaattatgaacccggactcttattcgtggacggacaaaaatagaaaaacgggactcttattcatggacagatggagtatgaAATATCTGGGAATCGGCActggattttatgtagtattgttttgtgagttaatgaagagagatgaaaaagtagaaatagagtagtttatgtcaactatatttAGTTGATATACAAATATATGCGTGTTGacatctactccctccgtccgccattaggagtcccatttatgGGCggcgcgggttttaagaaatgttaagaaaagtgggtggaaaaaagttagtggaataggggtcccacttatatatattagttttaaatgaaatatgagtgagatgagttagtggaaagtgggaccctattaccatttatggtaaaagtgaaccgggactcctattcgcggacggactaaaatgaaaaaacggactcttattcgcggacagagggagtataacgtAAGTTGTTGATATGGTTGTCAATTATCAATTTAAGATAGTTATCAACTGatcccttaaaaatatatactcctccgtccaaAGGTAGTTGGAGCATTTCTTTTGGGTacgagatttaagaattttCATGTTAAATGtgaaagtggagagagaaaagtaagagagagaataaagtaagagagagtaaagtaataaagggaataaaaattttaccaaaaagaaaaataactcaactacaTTGGGACAAACAAAGATAGAAATACGACTTAACTACCTTGAGACGAAAAAAGTACTTACTTATCACTTTTGAAAACAAGTCAAATATTAGTATGTCGGTTTCTTTATCAGTTTCtttcacaaataatatcaGTCATACCTTATGGGGTGTTagatttgcaagattgtatcctggattaaatatgtattgtgcttggttcatgagattcaatcccacaactcaatcctagatggataatcatgggataattagttatagataaccccctatgactaaaataatcttacaACTCAATCTTAGATTATATCCTTGTattcaatcctagattatatcttagtataattttatctaGTAAACTGAACACCACCGCGAAAAGGATTTTAGATGTGGTATGTACGTCAATATATCAACTACAATATCTAAtggataaaaaatatttttaattctcattttaatattaacataAGTAATCTCTGTCCTATTATAAGCGagtcacttttatttt
The genomic region above belongs to Salvia hispanica cultivar TCC Black 2014 chromosome 3, UniMelb_Shisp_WGS_1.0, whole genome shotgun sequence and contains:
- the LOC125211250 gene encoding uncharacterized protein LOC125211250 translates to KIAKTGSLCCVAARPHGSNAPNRDWSVGPHEPYWRTNTSFSPPPSRWDLQFQPELVSFGSHDGAQLYGSSPSSNSRESRSWVRGNNLTNHQFLVSDGVGPYLSSPVDISPSQQWTPPAIQEIGTDDCGTSTRDVVWRPVSLSPTMEGISAARDSGGSTSPRSDSSCDYEYTVKSHTPHRNRRCFMSKAIHPLSLPSERATPRRESTGIDITEAPEMFECDLPNRSRIRADCFRCGLCERFLSQRSPWSSCGIIKSGDMPDTGVLSCRHVFHAECLDQTTPKARKNDPPCPICIKIEEECSPDQRMFSKLRNSFPRLKDVPSKQWGCVQAGDCVEGALHTPSRNTLLSLNRNQMRKNLSLKGNAGKLRTSGSFSPQIFAGSCEHAAAGSSKTSGG